The proteins below are encoded in one region of Juglans microcarpa x Juglans regia isolate MS1-56 chromosome 4D, Jm3101_v1.0, whole genome shotgun sequence:
- the LOC121259143 gene encoding FACT complex subunit SPT16-like, producing MAEHRNGNAKIPIGKASGATNPYSINLENFSKRLKMLYSHWNEHNSDLWGASDALAVATPPTSEDLRYLKSSALNIWLFGYEFPETIMVFMKKQIHFLCSQKKASLLDVVKMSAKEAVGAEVVVHVKSKNDDGAGLMDRIFQAVNAQSNSNGHDAPVIGHIAREAPEGKLLETWAEKLKNANLELSDITNGFSNLFAVKDNVELTNVKKAAFLTSSVMRSFVVPKLEKIIDEEKKVSHSSLMDDTEKAILEPARIKVKLKAENVDICYPPIFQSGGDFDLKPSASSNDENLYYDSNSVIICAVGSRYNSYCSNIARTFLIDANGSQSKAYEVLLKAQEAAISALKSGSKASAAYLAALSVVEKDAPELAASMTKTAGTGIGLEFRESGLSLNAKNDRILKPGMVFNVSLGFHNLQAETNNPKTQKFSVLLADTVIVGEEVPEIVTISSSKAVKDVAYSFNEDDEEEDEGPKIKTEAKGSTATLAKATLRSDNQEMSKEELRRQHQAELALQKNEETARRLAGGGSVATDNRGAGRTIGDLIAYKNVNDLPPSRDLMIQIDQKNEAILLPIYGSMVPFHVATLKSVTSQQDSNRNCYIRIIFNVPGTPFSPHDANSVKFQGSIYLKEVSFRSKDPRHISEAVQLIKTLRRQVASRESERAERATLVTQEKLQVSGAKFKPIRLSDLWIRPPFGGRGRKLTGSLEAHTNGFRYSTSRPDERVDVMYRNIKHAFFQPAEKEMITVLHFHLHNHIMVGNKKTKDVQFYVEVMDVVQTLGGSRRSAYDPDEIEEEQRERDRKNKINMDFQNFVNRVHDLWGQPQFKALDLEFDQPLRELGFHGVPHKASTFIVPTSSCLVELIENPFVVITLNEIEIVNLERVGLGQKNFDMTIVFKDFKRDVFRIDSIPSSSLDGIKEWLDTTDLKYYESRLNLNWRPILKTITDDPEKFIEDGGWEFLNMDISDSDSENSESDQGYEPSDVQSDSVSDEEDDSIESLVESEDDEEEVSEEDSEEEKGKTWEELEREATYADREKGDDSDSEEERTRRKMKTFGKARAPEKRNHGGSLPKRAKLR from the coding sequence ATGGCTGAACATCGGAATGGCAATGCCAAAATTCCCATTGGCAAGGCATCGGGAGCCACAAATCCATACTCCATCAATCTGGAAAACTTCAGTAAGCGGTTAAAAATGTTGTATTCCCATTGGAATGAACATAATAGTGATTTATGGGGTGCTTCAGATGCTCTGGCTGTAGCAACGCCTCCAACTTCTGAAGATCTACGGTACCTGAAATCCTCGGCTCTGAACATCTGGTTGTTTGGTTATGAGTTCCCAGAAACAATCATGGTCTTCATGAAAAAGCAGATTCATTTCTTGTGTAGCCAGAAAAAGGCGTCTCTTCTTGATGTTGTGAAAATGTCTGCCAAAGAGGCTGTTGGTGCTGAGGTAGTGGTACACGTTAAGTCCAAAAATGATGATGGAGCTGGACTAATGGATAGAATATTTCAAGCTGTCAATGCTCAGTCGAACTCCAATGGTCATGATGCTCCTGTCATTGGACACATTGCAAGAGAGGCTCCTGAAGGAAAGCTTTTGGAAACATGGGCTGAAAAGTTGAAGAATGCAAATTTAGAGCTAAGCGATATAACTAACGGGTTCTCAAATTTGTTTGCTGTCAAAGACAATGTTGAGCTAACAAATGTAAAGAAAGCTGCATTCTTGACTTCATCAGTGATGAGGAGTTTTGTAGTCCCAAAGCTTGAAAAGATTAttgatgaggaaaagaaggtTTCACATTCTTCATTAATGGATGACACAGAGAAGGCCATATTGGAACCAGCCAGAATTAAGGTCAAGTTGAAGGCAGAGAATGTTGACATTTGTTACCCTCCAATTTTTCAGAGCGGAGGAGATTTTGATCTGAAACCGAGTGCTTCAAGCAACGATGAGAACCTTTACTATGATTCGAATAGTGTGATTATATGTGCAGTTGGATCTCGATATAACAGCTATTGCTCAAACATTGCTAGAACTTTTCTGATCGATGCCAATGGCTCACAGAGCAAGGCTTATGAGGTTCTTCTCAAGGCACAAGAAGCAGCAATTAGTGCTTTGAAATCTGGAAGCAAGGCCAGTGCTGCATATCTTGCTGCTCTCTCAGTAGTTGAGAAGGATGCTCCCGAATTGGCTGCGAGCATGACTAAAACTGCAGGGACTGGAATTGGCCTCGAGTTTCGTGAGTCGGGTCTTAGTCTTAATGCTAAGAATGATCGAATACTAAAACCAGGCATGGTTTTTAACGTGTCACTTGGATTCCATAACTTGCAGGCTGAGACCAACAACCCAAAAACTCAGAAATTCTCGGTGTTGCTAGCTGATACAGTTATTGTTGGTGAAGAGGTCCCAGAGATTGTTACTATATCAAGTTCCAAAGCTGTGAAGGATGTAGCGTATTCTTTCAATGAggatgatgaggaagaagatgaggggccaaaaatcaaaacagaggCTAAAGGTAGTACGGCAACACTGGCAAAAGCGACACTTAGGTCAGACAACCAGGAGATGTCAAAGGAGGAGCTTCGGAGGCAGCACCAGGCCGAACTTGCCCtccaaaaaaatgaagaaactgCCAGGAGGCTTGCTGGCGGAGGTTCTGTGGCAACTGATAATCGTGGAGCTGGGAGGACAATAGGTGATTTGATAGCTTATAAGAATGTCAATGATTTGCCCCCTTCGAGAGATTTGATGATTCAAATTGATCAGAAGAATGAAGCCATCTTATTGCCAATTTACGGAAGCATGGTTCCTTTTCATGTAGCGACATTGAAGAGTGTGACAAGCCAGCAGGATAGTAACAGAAATTGCTACATCCGTATAATCTTCAATGTACCTGGCACCCCTTTTAGTCCACATGACGCAAACTCTGTGAAGTTTCAAGGGTCAATCTATCTGAAGGAAGTTTCATTCCGCTCCAAGGACCCAAGGCATATCAGTGAAGCAGTACAGCTGATCAAAACCCTTCGCAGACAGGTTGCCTCCAGGGAGTCTGAAAGAGCTGAAAGGGCCACCTTAGTGACACAAGAAAAGCTGCAAGTTTCAGGAGCTAAATTCAAGCCGATTAGATTGTCTGATCTGTGGATCCGTCCTCCATTTGGTGGTCGTGGAAGAAAGTTGACTGGCTCACTAGAAGCCCACACGAATGGATTCCGGTATTCTACTTCAAGGCCTGATGAACGTGTGGACGTTATGTACAGAAACAtcaaacatgcatttttccagcCGGCAGAGAAAGAGATGATAACTGTGCTACACTTTCATCTGCACAATCACATTATGGTGGGAAACAAGAAGACGAAGGATGTGCAATTTTACGTTGAGGTGATGGATGTGGTCCAGACGCTTGGTGGTAGTAGGCGATCTGCCTATGACCCAGATGAGATCGAGGAGGAGCAGCGTGAGAGGGatcgaaaaaataaaatcaacatgGACTTCCAGAACTTTGTGAACCGAGTACATGATTTGTGGGGTCAACCGCAATTCAAAGCACTTGACCTTGAGTTTGATCAGCCCTTGAGAGAGCTTGGCTTCCATGGAGTACCCCACAAGGCCTCTACTTTCATTGTCCCTACTTCGAGCTGCCTTGTTGAGCTGATTGAGAATCCATTTGTGGTAATAACTCTTAATGAGATTGAGATTGTTAACCTGGAGAGGGTTGGTCTTGGGCAGAAGAATTTTGATATGACTATTGTGTTCAAGGACTTTAAGCGGGATGTTTTTCGTATCGATTCTATCCCTTCGAGCTCGCTAGATGGCATCAAGGAGTGGCTAGACACGACTGACCTGAAATATTATGAAAGCAGATTGAATCTCAACTGGCGTCCTATATTGAAAACTATCACGGATGATCCGGAAAAATTCATCGAGGATGGTGGATGGGAATTTTTGAATATGGATATcagtgattctgattctgagaACTCGGAGTCAGACCAAGGATACGAACCTTCTGATGTACAGTCTGACTCAGTATCGGATGAGGAGGATGATAGCATTGAGTCATTGGTTGAATCTGAGGATGATGAGGAAGAAGTCTCTGAAGAAGACTCGGAGGAGGAGAAAGGAAAGACATGGGAGGAGTTGGAGAGGGAAGCAACCTATGCCGACAGGGAGAAAGGGGATGACTCGGACAGTGAAGAGGAGAGGACAAGAAGGAAGATGAAAACTTTTGGAAAGGCTCGGGCTCCCGAGAAGAGGAACCATGGTGGCAGCCTTCCCAAGAGAGCAAAATTAAGGTGA